A genome region from Cucurbita pepo subsp. pepo cultivar mu-cu-16 chromosome LG02, ASM280686v2, whole genome shotgun sequence includes the following:
- the LOC111786964 gene encoding U-box domain-containing protein 13-like: protein MEEDNGALIQSLIDVVNEIAWISDFRLTVKKQYCNLSRRLKLLIPMFEEIRDTKEPVSEDTLKALVLLKEALESAKKLLRFGSQGSKIFLAVEREQIMVKFHEVTAQLEQALEGIAYDKLDISDEVKEQVELVLAQFRRAKGRADAPDSELMDDIFALYNTSNDSSVDQNRLRRLAEKLQLIGISDLTQESLALHEMVTANGGDPGESIETMSGLLKKIKDFVQTENLETDTPGRDKSPPASCSGQISNEKNNTAPIIPEDFRCPISLELMRDPVIVSTGQTYERSCIEKWFEAGHGTCPKTQQNLSSTTLTPNYVLRSLIAQWCEANGIEPPKRPSSDRPCRSSSSCSAAERTKIDILLCKLASGNPEDQRSAAGEIRLLAKRNADNRVAIAEAGAIPLLVGLLSTPDSRVQEHAVTALLNLSICEDNKGSIISSGAVPGIVLVLKKGSMEARENAAATLFSLSVVDENKVRIGASGAIPPLVTLLSQGTQRGKKDAATALFNLCIYQGNKGKAVRAGVVPTLMQLLTEPGSGMVDEALAILAILSSHSEGKAVIGSAKAVPVLVDVIGTGSPRNRENAAAVLLHLCSGDEQHLLEARELGVMSSLIDLAQNGTDRGKRKAAQLLERMNRLLEHTEETRVQPPESRPQNQPSLSNSTTEVAGS, encoded by the exons ATGGAGGAAGATAACGGCGCTCTGATTCAGAGCTTGATCGATGTTGTGAACGAGATTGCGTGGATCTCGGATTTTAGGCTTACTGTTAAGAAGCAGTATTGCAATTTGTCCAGGAGATTGAAGCTTTTGATCCCAATGTTTGAAGAGATTAGGGATACCAAGGAGCCAGTCTCTGAGGATACTCTCAAGGCTCTCGTATTGTTGAAAGAAGCTCTCGAATCGGCTAAGAAGTTGCTCAGATTTGGAAGCCAGGGGAGCAAGATTTTTCTG GCCGTAGAGAGGGAGCAAATTATGGTCAAATTTCATGAGGTAACGGCTCAGTTGGAACAAGCTTTGGAAGGAATAGCCTACGATAAACTTGATATATCCGATGAAGTTAAGGAGCAG GTCGAGCTTGTTCTTGCTCAGTTCAGAAGAGCCAAAGGCAGGGCCGATGCACCTGACTCTGAGCTGATGGATGATATCTTTGCCCTTTACAACACAAGCAATGATTCTTCTGTGGATCAAAACCGCCTCCGGAGATTAGCtgaaaaattacaattaattGGAATATCCGACCTTACACAAGAGTCCTTAGCTTTGCATGAGATGGTTACTGCTAATGGAGGTGATCCAGGTGAGAGCATTGAGACGATGTCAGGGTTgctgaagaaaataaaagattttgtACAAACGGAGAACCTTGAAACGGATACTCCTGGCAGAGACAAGAGTCCTCCTGCTAGTTGTAGTGGACAAATttcaaatgagaaaaataatacGGCCCCAATTATACCAGAAGATTTTCGCTGTCCCATATCCCTGGAGTTGATGAGAGATCCTGTTATTGTCTCAACTGGACAG ACCTATGAACGTTCCTGCATTGAGAAGTGGTTTGAAGCAGGGCACGGAACATGTCCAAAGACACAACAGAATCTTTCAAGCACTACTCTTACCCCCAATTATGTGTTGCGTAGCCTTATAGCCCAGTGGTGCGAGGCTAATGGTATTGAACCACCAAAACGACCCAGCAGTGATCGACCATGTAGAAGCTCATCATCTTGCTCGGCTGCTGAACGCACGAAGATTGATATTCTGCTCTGCAAACTTGCATCTGGAAATCCTGAAGACCAACGATCTGCAGCTGGTGAGATCCGACTTCTTGCGAAGCGGAATGCAGATAATCGTGTTGCAATTGCTGAGGCTGGTGCAATACCTCTTCTTGTTGGCCTTCTTTCAACTCCGGATTCTCGTGTTCAAGAGCATGCTGTGACAGCACTTCTTAACCTTTCTATATGTGAGGACAACAAGGGAAGCATCATTTCCTCTGGGGCAGTTCCTGGTATTGTGCTCGTGCTCAAGAAAGGGAGCATGGAAGCCCGGGAGAATGCTGCAGCCACTCTTTTCAGCCTTTCGGTTGTGGACGAGAATAAAGTTAGAATTGGTGCCTCTGGAGCTATCCCGCCGCTTGTTACGCTGCTTAGCCAAGGCACTCAAAGAGGCAAGAAAGATGCCGCAACTGCTCTTTTCAACTTGTGCATCTACCAAGGAAACAAGGGAAAGGCAGTGAGAGCTGGTGTAGTTCCAACCTTGATGCAGCTTCTCACCGAACCTGGATCCGGAATGGTGGACGAAGCCTTAGCCATCTTGGCAATACTCTCTAGCCATTCCGAAGGGAAAGCAGTGATCGGATCTGCAAAGGCGGTGCCAGTTTTGGTAGATGTTATAGGGACAGGATCCCCCAGGAACAGAGAGAATGCAGCTGCTGTTCTCTTGCATCTCTGCTCTGGAGATGAACAACACCTATTAGAGGCCAGGGAGCTTGGAGTGATGAGTTCATTGATAGATTTGGCACAAAATGGCACGGATAGAGGCAAGCGAAAAGCTGCACAGTTGCTTGAACGAATGAACCGACTCTTAGAGCACACGGAGGAGACTCGGGTGCAACCACCAGAGTCTCGACCTCAAAACCAGCCATCCCTATCCAACTCTACGACGGAAGTCGCTGGTAGCTGA